The Tachyglossus aculeatus isolate mTacAcu1 chromosome 13, mTacAcu1.pri, whole genome shotgun sequence sequence CGTTGCCAAAACAAGATAGGTTCATCCAAATGAGGatgaatacatttttaaaaaaaaagttttgaaaAAATCTTTGATGTTCCGGTTTGGCTGCACTTGATTCAAGTGTCGCTCGTAGAGGTTTGAGTTGTTATAAATAAAAACGTGCGCCGGCTGCCCTTGCAGCCTGAGATTTCAGGGAAATGTCCACGgtcacagaataaatagaagcagtccTTCTTTGACCCAAAGGTTATCTCACGTCAATCCGGGAAGCCATCCACTCGAGACCCTGGCATAAACTGAaacgggggggaaaaaaaaaataaggatgcCACGACTTGTCAAACAGCGAAAACTTCCGGCCGTCGGCAGTCCCCTGGGAGTTTCGACATCTAAATTTTCTGGGCTCTCCGATAAAGCTTGGGAGTTTTATTATTCAGCGGGCTTAGGCTCAGCGTGAGGCAAAAACTGGAAAGCTCATTTGGAGTTTGTTACACACTGAATGAGGGCAAATAACATTCTTTTCGGTCTTTGTTCTCAGCCCCTAAGCTTGGTGCCTCTCTGCCCACTCTGGAGAGTGATTTGTGGGGGCTTGGGGGGCCGATGCAGGAGAGGATAAGCTTGTACACGGGGGCTGAAGACGGTAACACCACCTGCCCAAGTGCTagacccatgctgggcagcagcggcacgggagagagtcgagggcggagactcgagtttaccgtgTGGGAGGCGGCAACGGTAAACCATTTCCggatttttaaccaagaaaactctacggatatgcttccggaacgactgcagatggagagcatcTCTccatgggagagatgtgtccgtggtgtcactatgggtaggaaacgactGGATGGCAAGACAATAGCTGACCGAAGGGACGAAATGCCTCAGGGTGCTGGTCTCCAtatctcaccccacagcactgcaCAGCTTCAAAAAACACGTCAAGTCCCTCTTACTGGAATCACGCCACCCTCCCCAGCTATTTTTGAGAATGGCAacaccggggcggggggggtgtctGATAAgcgatgtgcagggcactgtattaagcgctggtacagaggggCGATAATTCACCAGACCATcaatctctccactttcaaagccttactagaagcacatctcctccaagaggattccccccaattaagccttcgtatttcctcttcccccactcccctctgcattgcccttggataataataatagtaatggtggcaataagcgcttactatgtgcaaagcgctgttctaagcgctggggaggttacaaggtgatcaggttgtcccacggtgggctcacagtcttaatccccattttaccgatgaggtaactgaggcccagagaagtgaagtgacttgcccaaagtcacacagctgacaactggcggagccgggatttgaacccatgacctcagactccaaagccggtgctcttgccactgagtcacgctgctcaatcaatcaatcaatcaatcaaatcgtatttattgagcgcttactgtgtgcagagcactggactaagcgcttgggaagtacaagttggcaacatatagagacagtccctacccaacagtgggctcacagtctaaaagggggagacagagaacaaaaccaaacatactaacaaaataaaataaatagaatagatatgtacaagatgatattatcatcatcatcacctaggttaagagcttaacaaataccatcactattattattattatcatcatcatcatggttaagcgcttaacaaatgctcagccctgcagcacttaggtacagatctgtgatttatgtatttgtattcatgcctgtctccccatctagactgcaagcttcttgtgggcaggggatgtgtctaccaactctatcatacttggCTCTCCCCAccgcttggtatgtagtaagtgctccatcgaaacaactgattgattgactgacggatcGATCCATCGGATTTATGGCCTGTTGGACCCCCCAGAATCTCATGCACAGAGGAACTCGCTCTCCTCCCAGCAGGAAAGGTTGACTGGATAAAGCACCTGGGGTGCTTCCCCTGGAGCACAGACAATCAGAGGGGAAGACGGGGCATTGGGGAGGAGCCCCCTTAGTCATTTGGGATCAGGAAGTTTGGAGCGATGAGTCAGAAGGGGCACATCACAGGAGCCGGGTCCCGGGATTGAGTGGGGGAAACGACCGTGGGGATCCGGCTGCCCCGTCCCCCAGAGACCCTGAGGGAGAGGAGGCGAAAGGACCGGGAGAACACCCTGGGGAAAGCTGGGGAAAATGTTGGAAAAAAGGGAAAGGCCATCAGGATCGGAATTCTTGAGGTACGGATCTCTGCAGAAATTCCTATTCGATCAGCCTCGGGAATTTGTCTCCACAAATGCTCCCGAGACCCTGGCTGAACGGAAAGCCTAGTCCCCAGGGTCCTGGGCTCTGGACCGGGATCCAGTCAAAGAATAAGGTGCGGCCGCAGATTTTATGGAAGTTTCCACGCACGATGGCGACTTACCCTTCTCCTGTTAGCGCGCAGCACGACTGAATGTGCCACGGGTGGTCCTTTATTGAACTCAGGGTGAGGGACTTGGAGATCTCGGCCGCTGACATACAACCCTTCATGTCCTGCTTATTAGCAAAGATGAGCACGGCGGCCTTCCGTAAATCCTGCAGGCAAAACGAAGAGCCCTCAATCATCACCGGCTACGATACGCCGCGGGGCTCTGTTAACTTCACTCTAACGCGAGCAATCATACGCAATTGTTCAAGGccaaataatattatataatatataaggtatttattaagtgcttactatatgccaggcactgtactaagcactggggggataaaagcaaatcgggttgacaaagtccctgtcccatgtgggactcacagtctcaacccccattttacagatgaggtaactgaggcctagagaagtgaagtgacttgcccaaggtcaaatcgggggccagaattagaacccgtgacctcctgacgcccaggcccgtgctctatccactatgccgtgccgcctctcaaatgataataataataataatgatggcattgattaagcgcttactatgtgcaaagcactgtcctaagcactggggaggttacaaggtgatcaggttgtcccacggggtcccacggggggctcacagtcttcatccccattttacaggtgagggaactgaggcacagagaagtgaagtgacttgcctaaagtcacccagccgacaagtggcggagccgggatttgaacccatgacctctgactccaaaataatgatgacaataatgataaaaataaaatcaatagaatttgttaagctctaactacatgccacccactgtactaagtgctgaggtagattcagcataatcaagtcccacaaagggcttccaAAGTAGGAGACAGACCATGTACTGAAACTCCATCtggcagagaggttaaatgactagcccaaggtcacacagcagttaggcGGTACAGCCAGAGTTAAAACCCAGGCCCcaattcccgggcctgtgcttgttccactaggctgtgttacTTCCCAAATAAACTCTACCAAGTGGCTTTGGCACAACGATTTGTGGGAACAAATACGGACTTCCCTctcttttatggtgtttaagtgcttactatgggcccggcACTctactaacccagcacttagaacactgctttgcacatagtaagcgcttaataaatgccaccattaattaattactaagcgctggaggaggtacaagctaatcaggagggacacagtcccggtcccacgtggggctcacagtctaaatcccatttttacaagtgagggaactgaggtacaaagacgtGACTCGCCCCAGGAACTGCAAAGggacaaatggcggaaccgggatgagaagtcggatccttctgatacccaggcccgagCCCTCTCCACTGGACCACACGTCTTCTTCGCCCTTTCTTTCTGGCAAGGTAGTCTAACGGCCCAAGGCGAACACTAAACAGATCAAGGATAAGGCCACAAGGCCAGCTTGGGTGACAGACAAGTACTCTAATCCCATTTCAAAAGAGGCCACCCATTTTCTTCTGGCTATTATGGGATTCAGTTTATAATGCTCTTATCTCCTGCACCAGATTATATGCCAGTACTAGGCACTGGCATGAACCTTTGCTGGAGCCCAAATAAGGGAAAAGTGGTAGTGAATGGAAAACCTCCAAGAGGCGAGGAATTTTCCAGTAGATCTGGCGGTCGCAACACGTTAACTTGGCACAGTGaccctagcagagaagcagtgtggttcagtggcttcAGCCCGTGCCTGGGAGACGGAGAAGGACCTGGCTTTGATCCCCAAAAGGAAAAAGAGTCGGTCGTAAAGAGTCGTGCGGTAAAATCACTTCGGATTATGACTCCATCCAGTGATGGCTCTTAAAACAACGAAACAGATCTCCGAACGAACCCATTCCTTCCTGCATTATGTGAAGATTGCAATTCTTTCCTCATCAACCTTTTTCGGTAatggttttaagcgcttactatgtgtcaagcattgttcaaagcagtGGGTAGACAAAAATCCAGCGCGTAGTTCATTCCGATTAAAGCACAACGCCAGCATCCACCTGAACCATCAACGTTTAACAAAACAAAGGCACTCCAAAACTTCTGGTTTGCGAGGGAAGGCTGCAGGCAACCAATTTcggtgtgaacccgttgttgggtagggattgtctctatctgttgatgaattgtactttccctctatacatggtaagcgctcagtaaatacgtctgaatgaattaCCTCGTGGGCCAGCATTCTGTACAGCTCTTCTCGTGTGATGGACAATCGCTCCCTGTCAATGCTGTCAACCACGAGAATGATGAACTAAggagaaataaaaacaaacaaaactgttCAGGTATTGAGtcgtaccattttttttttttggatctgCATCtgaccaccctctctctctcactctcaaatTAAggcaacacatttttttttttgttttacgtCAATCAAGGGAGAAGGTGTTTGGATGATTTCACCTCTCACCACATTTTTCATTGGTGAGATCGGGCCGGGTTCCAGAATTCAGGTGTTGAACGGCCGTGAAGTGATTCcaagtttgaataataataattttggtatttgttatgcacttactatgtgcaatgcactgttccaagcgctggatcaGTTTCAAACGGCACAGAGGCCCTGGTGTGACCGTGTGGAGGCAATTGGCCATTCTGCCCTCTCTTTAACGCCCGTGGTGACCCTTGGCTAAAATCCGCAGCTGGTCCGAATGTATTTCTTCCCATTCAAAAACCTGGAGTACTGGACGTTACTATCGCTCACATTCTGCCAAGCTTCCTTAGTGTCAAATCCCTGAGCTCTGAAGTCTTGCTGATGAGCAGTAGCGATTTGGGAACACCTTGCTCGGTTTCTGACAGCCCCGTGTACTTCACAGATACCCGACTTCAGCCTGTTAATCACAGACCCCTTTGCCGAAGACGGAAAGCGCCCTGGGCAACCATTTCCCCTCGATATTAGGCCCATCCTGCCCTTGTCACTGTGGAAGGGAGATTCTACGGTACAGTCATTCTATTAAGCAGAAATAAAGCCAGTGGGTGCCCCTGAATTGCCATAGGGAATTGCTTCCAGATCCAGACCTTGAATCATCGGGAAGGATTGGCTCTAGGAGTCAGTTTCCGCTTTCCCACCTGAGTCGGATTCTTATTAAAAAATCTCAGTGAGCCACTCTGTATCTTTTCTTTCATCCTTGGCAAAGAATACTCTCAACCTTCCAAAACCTGACTAGTCCATTTTACCACcgcacttaattttttttttactgctgtACAATCAGAAGGAACAGAACGCTATCACCTTTTCCAAACAACCCTTAAGTCTAGCCAGGTCATATAGGGGGACTCTCCTTTTCGAGTCAGATGAGGCATACCTCCGTGTTGGAGTAATAGGTATTCCACGACGACCGCAACGATTCCTGCCCGCCGATATCCCACATGAGAAAATGAGTGTTTTTTACTACGATTTCTTCGACGTTGCTCCCTATCGTTGGGGACGTATGGACCACTTCATTCATTAGGCTATGGAAAGAGAAAcaggacaaaaactcctcagcaaatCTTTAAGGACTTGCTGCGTGGGCTATATTTgcagtttaataatgataataataaacggtatattttaagcactatgtgccaggcaccgtactaagtcctggggtggatacaagtagaaTGTGatcgacacagtccccgtcccacgtggggcttaaagtttcaatccccattttccagatgaggcaactgaggcccagaaaagtgaagagacttgcccaaggtcacccagcagacaagtggcggagccaggattagaacccaagaccttctgacaccAGGGTCTGTGTTCTAGCCTCTCTGCCGTGCTGCTCCTTGCTTCCAAAGTGCACGGTGAAGGACTGTCTATAATTGGGGTGAGATTGGTGTTGTGTTGCTTCAGGTTgctgctactcaatcaatcaatcaattgtatttattgagagcttactgtggcagagcactgtactaagcgcttgggaagtagaagttggcaacatatagagacagtccctacccaacagtgggctcgcaatgTCCGCTTCATCACTGTGACAGTGGTACAGGGAGCTACTCTGGGTTCTTCCtaaatggcatttcttcatttattcattcaatcacatttattgagcgcttactgtgtgcacagcactgtttataataataatcggggatacttgctaggcgcttactgtgtgccaagcactgctctaagcactggggtagatacaagttaatcaggttggacacagtccccgttccacttggggctaacattcttctccccacttttcagatgaggaaactcaggcccagggaagtgaagcgacttgcccggggtcacatggccgacccgggattagaacccaggtccgtgctctacccactaagccacgctgcttctcgtgggggtTCTCTTAGTTCCCACTACTTAAGCAGCCCCATCCATAGACTCAGTTTGGAATAAGTCTTCCCAGACTCAAATCTGGATACAGGATGGTTTAAGCAGAggaactactgagaagcagtgtggcctagtgaagagaccGCTAtgttgggcacctagtaagcgcttaaataccccaattattatcattattaccgccGCGGCAGGGCCGCAGAATTCTGGTTTTGCCCAAGGCTGGGAAACTTCAGGGGGCAGCCCTAATTAACCACCGGATCGATCGGATCGGATCTATTTTTTAGTAAAGCGACCTCACGATCCCTAAATCAACCCGTAACAGACGAGAAGGAAGACGGAGAGGTAATCCCGTTccagaagccaatcaatcaatcaatcaatcaatcgtatttattgagcgcttactatgtgcagagcactgtactaagcgcttgggaagtacaaattggcaacacatagagacagtccctacccaacagtgggctcacagtctaaaagggggagacagagaacagaaccaaacataccaacaaaataaaataaataggatagaaatgtacaagtaaaataaataaataaatagagtaataaatatgtacaaccatatttacatatatacaggtgtccgaACGGGGAAACCAAAGCTACCAAAAGGCCGGCTCAGTCTTCCAACGAAAGTCTCCGTAGAGACTTGTCTCGGTGAAGATTTCTGGCCGGCCTGTAGCGGTAGACTCaaaactcgtctctagactgtaagctcgatgtgggcatgGAAATGGTCTGttgcacggtactctcccaagagcgtagtatagCACTccgccctcagtaagcgctcaataaatttggctAAATGAACGGTCACCTTCCCAACATGCGGCTCTGAGAACAACCATCCGCCCCGTCGTACTGACTGGCACATCTGGTATTTTGAACTTAAACATGAACATCTCCGAGGCGGATGTATTTCACCGAGTGGGgcgaatgtccatctccctctctagattacaagctcgttgtgggcagggaacatgtctcctgactcccaaaggcttgctacagtgctctgcacaaattaagtgctcagcaaatcccactgattgattcactgactccACAAGGAATGCCGCCTCGCCGGCTCTGAAAAGTGAACGGGAGATGCGGTGATCAACAGACTGAAAGAGTCGTTTCACGTCCTTTCAATTCTGCTCCAATTAacggtttttactgagcgcttcctccgtgcggaacgctgtactaagagcttgggagaggaccacatatgggttctaatcccagctccccaacttaataataataatggcatttattaagcacttactacgtgcaaagcactgttctaagcgctggagaggttacaaggtgatcaggttgtcccacggggggctcgcagtcttaatccccattttacagatgaggtaactaaggcacagagaagttcagtgacttgcccaaagtcacacagctgaaaattggcaaagccaggatttgaacccatgacctctgactccaaagcccctgctctttccactgagccatgctgatctaccccaggacttagaaaagtgctgaagaaagagttgtctgctctgtgaccttgagcaagtcacttcacttttctgtggctcagttaccgcacctttacaatggggactgagaccgtgagccccatgcgggacaggaactgtgtccaacctgattagcttgtacctaccccagcgcttaaaacagtgcttgacacatagtaagtgcttaataaataccatcactattatccagCAGAGTAATCTGGAAGGCCAAATTACCTGATTTCgattagcacattttggacacaatcaggaggactaattctctggagaaaataCTAATGCCAGGAAAAATCCAGGTAAAATGTGGGAGAGGCAGACCAGTAGCTAAATGgagagagaccataacaacgataacggaagaaccattagaacggttgtggattatggtaataataataataataatgatggcatttgttaagcgcttactatgtgcaaagcactgttctaagcgctggggtggatacgaggtgaccaggttgtcccatggggggcttacagtcatcatccccattttacagatgaggtaactgaggctccgagaagttaagtgattcgcccaaggtcacacagcagacatgtggcggagccgggactcgaacccatgacctctgactccaaagcccgtgctctttccactaagccatgctgcttcttcctgtaCTCTCCTGGTAGAGGACAGGAAGTTCTGGAGAAGTtatatccatcccccccatcttacctccttcccttccccacagcacctgtatatatgtatatatgtttgtacatatttattactctatgttacttgtctagtctatttattttattttgttagtatgtttctctgtctcccccttctagactgtgagcccgctgttgggtagggactgtctctatgtgttgccgacttgtacttcccaagcacttagtacagtgctctgcatacagtaagcgcgcaatacaattaactgattgattgattgatccatggagCTGCTacgaatcagaaatgactcgatgacacatcacaataataataataataataataatgataagcagagacattccctgcccacaacgagcttctggtCTACAGGAGGTCTGCTGAAAGTCTCTTCCACCTCCTTTCGTGCAGTCTTCTGTGACAGGGTTTTCGACAGCACTCTCGGTATTTCTCCCTGGTTGTGATGTCAGCCTCCTCCGCATTAGCCACCCGGGCATTAGCCACCCGGGCAAACGTGGCTTTTGATGTAACACAAAACTGCCCCGCCCCACGCTCCCGGTGGAAGAGGCCTCGGTCAATACCGTCACCTCTCGCCGGTTTGTAACTTACTGCCCACAACTTGCTTGTTGCTAGACAACGACTGAGGCGCCCCAATTCCCGTTTGCTCAGTCGCTTTGGTTTCCAGAAATGGGCACTGGACAAATGTCTTTCTAAATAAAAACTAGAGCTTTTTTCTCGGCTGTTTTCTCCTCCGGGACCGGGTCCACGGTTACTACTGCTTCTTAAGCAAGaggtggttataataataataatgatggcatttattaagcgcttactacgtgcaaagcactgttctaagcgctggcactgttctggtTATCGTTCTAAAGGCAGGGGGATACTTACAACTGATAGAGGATGGTGGTCTTCCCTGCATTATCCAAGCCCACGACAATCACTTTGTGTTctgccagaggaaaaaaaaaatgactctaTCAGTCTAGAACCAATAATCACCTACAGTAAACCGGATCTGAGAAAACAGTAGGATTGACTAATCATTTCTAGGCTGCTACAACCAAAAGGTTTGGCTGGTATTATGCTGAGCTTGCTGTCGTGTTTTATTAACCTGATCCCAACTGAAGGCCTGCTCTTAGCTGCTTTTCTTTGTCTTTTTAAGGGGTGtctttgttggggggggggggggggggggaatggaacCTGATTCCCTTGGGATTCATAAGTTCATTTGAAACattcccattttctttttttaaggtattcgttaagtgcttactgtgtgccagacactgtactaagagcaaggATGGACACGGAGCTAacgggttggaaacggtccctgtcccacacaggggtcggagttgtactccccattttacagatgaaggaactggggcctaaggaagtgaagtgacttgtccaaggtcatacagcagactagtacaggagctgggattagaccccggtcctctgaatcccaggccagtgctatctccactgggccacgctgcgtctcaaaGCACACACAGTCCTTGATGTCAAGCTGCAACCTTGCTACTCGCAAGCACTATTGCATTCTCTCCCTGGTAGTTAGTATggggctccacacacagtaagcgctcaggaaaataCCACGGATGGATCGACTGCTCTCACTCATCAGGCCCAGGATAGTCTCTCCCCCGACAAAATGATGAAACTCCTTCCTTCCAAGTCCTGCGTGAATCAGGGAGAGGTGAGGCATGTAGTTGGTCTCAACCAACCTGTTTCCCTCCCCGTCATTCATTTTCCAGCTCTGTGAGTAATTAGTCCatgatggggataataataatagcaacaataattataataataattgtggtatttgctaagcactcattatgtgccaggcactgtacttagcaatggggtggatacaagcaaactgggttggacgttATCCCCGtcctaccattttacagatgagttaaccgaggcccagagaagggaagtgacttg is a genomic window containing:
- the ARL5B gene encoding ADP-ribosylation factor-like protein 5B, with the protein product MGLLFAKLWNLFCNQEHKVIVVGLDNAGKTTILYQFLMNEVVHTSPTIGSNVEEIVVKNTHFLMWDIGGQESLRSSWNTYYSNTEFIILVVDSIDRERLSITREELYRMLAHEDLRKAAVLIFANKQDMKGCMSAAEISKSLTLSSIKDHPWHIQSCCALTGEGLCQGLEWMASRIDVR